Genomic window (Leptotrichia sp. OH3620_COT-345):
ACGCTTTATCCACTTATACGGGAATAGCGTATAAATCTATAAATATAGAAAGTTTTGACAAAGAAGAACTGGAATTTGCTCAAAATAATCTGATTATTTTATCGGCTTTATATGGAATACTTACTCCTTTTTCAAAACTGAAAGAATACAGATTGGATATGGTAAATTCGATATTTGAACAAAAATCTTTATATGAAATATGGAAAAAACCTTTAAGTGAATATTTCAAAAATGAAGAACAAATAATAAATTTAGCTTCAAAAGAATATTCTAAATTAGTTAATTCAAATAATGTATATGATTTTGAATTTTATGATGAAAAGGATGGGAAATTAAAACAGATAAGTACAAATTCTAAAAAAATGAGAGGATTTACAGTAAATTATATTGTAAAAAATAAAATAATAAATGTCGAGAATCTTAAAAATATTAATCTAGGAGAGTATAAATACAATAAAGAAATGTCAGGGATTAGGAAGTACGTTTATATTAAATAAAAATATTTTATGAAGGCTCATTGTAGACCTTATATTCATACATATATGCTACTTATTGATTATAAAAAAACAAGAATGGATGTAAAAAATATTGTCCGAGTGAAGTGAGTTTGTTTTTTTATGAATAGAGTGTTTTTAAATGTTAAATAATTTAAGTTGGGAAATTTTTGTAAAAAAGATTGGAAAA
Coding sequences:
- a CDS encoding YaaA family protein, which codes for MKIIISPSKTKKISDLKNITIYEEPYFPKITNEIVSEIKKMNVSEIEKKFKLKNGQAEKLSEFYKTFENQLCGHALSTYTGIAYKSINIESFDKEELEFAQNNLIILSALYGILTPFSKLKEYRLDMVNSIFEQKSLYEIWKKPLSEYFKNEEQIINLASKEYSKLVNSNNVYDFEFYDEKDGKLKQISTNSKKMRGFTVNYIVKNKIINVENLKNINLGEYKYNKEMSGIRKYVYIK